One part of the Mariniflexile litorale genome encodes these proteins:
- a CDS encoding tetratricopeptide repeat-containing sensor histidine kinase yields the protein MKAKSEIKLILIFISLFSSGYSFSQKEMEYELFDSVISEKARVYKSNALFYKSTSFFLNKDWDSTLVYTMKQLNNPQKNREVKNYSHFLRGCSFNQKKLYKEAQKEFKLISPDFEFYFIVKMDLGEVALQLSQFKKAIAYYEELLSLSDNNYKYLKKSIINHNLGLCYLHLGEFKKAEPYLIENVKLEEQKEDTLKIILAYGNLANLYYEQYQDDLAIPYFEKAYQLSKKIKDIKTKHNSALNMAVVEENRKNFQKSLAYRKEYEQWKDSLNDQNKIWEVAQLEKQFAVKEKQKEVSLLQVENKAKIVERNGLFYSAIVLLVLLGTTMYFYKEKIKTNKIIVAQKERLDVLNATKDKLFSIVSHDLRSSVNALKTSNTKLLDNLEAKNLDVLDNLLHTNSAIVNGAYNLLDNLLNWALLQTNQSYFEITSIRLFFIVEQTVYNYKPLMLEKNIDFETKILKKDVVFADQESLKIILRNLLDNAIKFSNENGKIKIYTTHTHESYCDLVIEDSGLGISKTARLELLKDSAILSKKEHEDVIGTGLGLQLCKSMIKKNNGKFSIESELGKGTKMIVSLPKTAS from the coding sequence ATGAAAGCAAAAAGTGAAATTAAGTTAATATTGATTTTTATTTCATTATTTTCAAGTGGTTACTCTTTTTCTCAAAAAGAGATGGAATACGAGCTTTTTGATTCTGTAATAAGTGAAAAAGCAAGGGTTTATAAATCGAACGCCTTATTTTATAAATCGACTTCTTTTTTTCTTAATAAAGATTGGGATTCTACATTGGTGTATACCATGAAGCAGCTGAACAATCCTCAAAAAAATAGAGAAGTAAAAAATTATTCACATTTTTTAAGAGGTTGTAGTTTTAATCAGAAAAAGCTATATAAAGAAGCTCAAAAAGAGTTCAAATTAATATCGCCAGATTTTGAGTTCTATTTCATAGTAAAAATGGATTTAGGCGAAGTTGCATTACAGCTTAGTCAATTTAAAAAGGCGATTGCTTATTACGAAGAATTGCTAAGTTTATCTGATAATAATTATAAATATTTAAAGAAAAGTATAATCAACCATAATTTAGGATTGTGCTACTTGCATTTAGGAGAATTTAAAAAAGCAGAGCCGTATTTAATTGAAAATGTAAAGTTAGAAGAACAAAAAGAAGATACGCTTAAAATAATACTTGCTTACGGAAATTTAGCGAATTTATATTATGAACAATATCAAGATGATTTAGCTATACCGTATTTTGAAAAAGCATATCAACTATCAAAAAAAATAAAAGATATAAAAACTAAGCATAACTCAGCATTAAACATGGCTGTGGTTGAAGAAAATCGCAAAAATTTTCAAAAATCATTAGCATATAGAAAGGAATATGAACAATGGAAAGATTCTTTAAACGATCAAAATAAAATTTGGGAAGTTGCTCAACTAGAAAAACAATTTGCAGTAAAGGAAAAACAAAAAGAAGTTAGTTTATTGCAAGTCGAAAATAAGGCCAAAATAGTAGAAAGAAATGGGTTGTTTTATTCGGCCATAGTGCTTTTAGTGTTGTTAGGAACAACCATGTATTTTTATAAGGAGAAAATAAAAACGAATAAAATTATAGTGGCTCAAAAGGAACGTTTAGATGTGTTAAATGCCACAAAAGATAAACTCTTTTCCATTGTAAGTCATGATTTGCGCTCCTCGGTTAATGCGCTTAAAACAAGTAATACAAAATTATTAGATAATTTAGAGGCAAAGAATTTAGATGTATTAGATAATTTATTGCATACGAATAGTGCCATAGTAAATGGCGCTTATAATTTATTAGACAACCTATTAAACTGGGCGTTGTTGCAAACAAATCAATCCTACTTTGAAATAACCTCCATACGTTTGTTTTTTATAGTGGAGCAAACAGTTTATAACTATAAGCCATTAATGTTAGAGAAGAACATAGATTTTGAAACTAAGATTTTAAAAAAGGATGTTGTTTTTGCAGACCAAGAATCGTTAAAAATTATATTAAGAAATTTGTTAGATAATGCTATCAAGTTTTCTAATGAAAATGGAAAGATTAAAATCTACACCACACACACTCATGAATCCTATTGCGATTTAGTTATTGAAGATTCTGGATTAGGAATAAGCAAAACAGCTCGTTTGGAACTTCTTAAGGACTCCGCCATATTATCAAAAAAAGAGCATGAAGATGTTATAGGAACCGGCTTAGGACTGCAATTATGTAAATCGATGATTAAAAAAAATAATGGAAAATTTTCTATAGAAAGTGAATTAGGAAAAGGTACGAAAATGATTGTATCTTTACCTAAAACAGCATCATAA
- a CDS encoding rod shape-determining protein, with protein sequence MGFFDFLTEEIAIDLGTANTLIIHNDKVVVDAPSIVARDRITGKIIAVGQEASLMQGKTHENIKTIRPLKDGVIADFDASEQMISMFIKNIPALKKKFFTPALRMVVCIPSGITEVEMRAVKESAERVNGKEVYLIHEPMAAAIGIGVDIMQPKGNMVVDIGGGTTEIAVIALGGIVCDKSVKIAGDVFTNDIVYYMRTQHNLYVGERTAEKIKIQIGAATEDLDLPPEDMSVQGRDLLTGKPKQVSISFREIAKALDKSILRIEDAVMETLSQTPPELAADIYNTGIYLAGGGSMLRGLDKRLSQKTDLPVYIAEDPLRAVVRGTGITLKNLAKYKSVLIK encoded by the coding sequence ATGGGCTTTTTTGACTTCCTAACCGAAGAAATTGCAATAGATTTAGGTACTGCAAATACTCTTATTATTCATAACGACAAAGTTGTGGTTGATGCACCTTCCATTGTAGCACGCGATAGAATTACTGGCAAAATTATTGCTGTGGGTCAAGAAGCGAGTCTAATGCAAGGAAAAACCCATGAAAATATCAAAACCATACGTCCATTAAAAGATGGTGTTATTGCCGATTTTGATGCTTCCGAACAAATGATAAGTATGTTTATTAAAAACATACCCGCATTAAAAAAGAAATTTTTCACCCCAGCACTTCGTATGGTGGTTTGTATTCCTTCGGGCATTACAGAAGTTGAAATGCGGGCAGTAAAAGAAAGTGCCGAACGTGTTAACGGAAAAGAAGTCTATTTAATACACGAACCCATGGCTGCAGCTATTGGTATTGGCGTTGATATTATGCAACCTAAAGGAAATATGGTGGTTGATATAGGTGGTGGAACGACCGAAATTGCTGTTATTGCTCTTGGAGGAATTGTTTGTGATAAATCGGTTAAAATTGCAGGTGATGTATTTACAAACGATATCGTTTATTACATGCGTACGCAACACAATTTATATGTAGGCGAACGTACTGCTGAAAAAATAAAAATCCAAATTGGTGCTGCCACCGAAGATTTAGACTTACCTCCAGAAGATATGAGTGTACAAGGACGTGATTTACTAACGGGTAAACCTAAACAAGTGTCTATATCATTTAGAGAAATTGCAAAAGCATTAGATAAATCTATTTTGCGTATTGAAGACGCTGTCATGGAAACCTTATCACAAACACCTCCAGAATTAGCTGCCGATATTTATAATACAGGTATTTATTTAGCAGGGGGTGGTTCTATGTTAAGAGGCTTAGACAAACGCTTATCTCAAAAAACAGACCTTCCAGTTTATATAGCCGAAGACCCTTTACGTGCTGTTGTTAGAGGCACGGGTATTACGCTTAAAAATTTGGCTAAATACAAAAGTGTTTTGATTAAATAG
- a CDS encoding response regulator transcription factor: MIKLLIADNHPITRKGLEVLFSASSNIKIVASVDNGDAILEYIKKNPVDIILTEADLPKLNGLTVLRYLKKDYPDVKTIIFSAQPEEVYAVNAIKAGAHGYIHKSVNVITINEAILKVNDGGIYLSNDLTQQLAFGNRVNKGGSFYKKLSTREAEVLKLLTIGRKNKEISKELDINEKTVSTYKARLMRKLKVTNLVDLVNQAKLNESLL, translated from the coding sequence ATGATAAAATTATTAATAGCAGACAACCACCCTATTACAAGGAAAGGGCTTGAGGTTCTTTTTTCAGCATCTTCTAACATTAAAATTGTTGCTAGTGTTGACAATGGCGATGCCATTTTAGAATACATCAAAAAAAATCCTGTAGACATTATTTTAACCGAAGCAGATCTTCCTAAACTGAACGGTTTGACCGTTTTACGTTATTTAAAAAAAGACTATCCAGACGTTAAAACTATTATCTTTAGCGCACAACCTGAAGAAGTATATGCCGTAAATGCCATAAAAGCTGGTGCTCATGGTTATATACATAAATCAGTTAACGTTATAACAATTAACGAGGCTATTTTAAAAGTTAACGATGGTGGTATTTATTTAAGTAACGATTTAACGCAGCAATTAGCATTTGGAAACAGAGTTAACAAAGGCGGATCATTCTACAAAAAACTATCAACCAGAGAAGCAGAAGTTTTAAAACTTTTAACTATTGGTAGAAAAAACAAAGAAATTTCTAAAGAACTTGATATAAACGAGAAAACAGTTAGTACTTACAAAGCACGTTTAATGCGTAAATTAAAAGTTACTAATCTGGTAGATTTAGTTAATCAAGCAAAGCTTAACGAATCGTTGCTATAA
- the gldC gene encoding gliding motility protein GldC, with protein sequence MSKSITSKIELTVELDANRVPEKLHWTAEDGGITNEEAKAMMLAVWDSKVQETLRIDLWTKDMPVDEMKLFFHQTLVAMSDTFHRATQDEKMTATMKDFCDYFAEKLEIKK encoded by the coding sequence ATGTCGAAATCAATTACCTCCAAAATAGAATTAACCGTAGAACTTGATGCGAACAGAGTACCAGAAAAACTGCATTGGACGGCTGAGGATGGCGGAATTACCAATGAAGAAGCTAAAGCAATGATGTTAGCGGTTTGGGACTCTAAAGTTCAAGAAACTTTACGAATTGATTTATGGACCAAAGATATGCCTGTTGATGAAATGAAATTGTTTTTTCATCAAACTCTAGTGGCTATGAGTGATACATTTCACCGGGCTACTCAAGACGAAAAAATGACAGCAACAATGAAAGATTTCTGCGATTATTTTGCTGAAAAGTTGGAGATTAAAAAGTAA
- the gldB gene encoding gliding motility lipoprotein GldB has product MVTVFSCKKESGLENDIAKINLDAHIERFDLLFAKINNESLPDLKRAYPFMFSEKYSDSFWIQKAQDTLQKQLFNEVEKTFLDIDATELEIESLFNHLKYYFPEFRTPRIITTTSDVDYRNRIIITDTIVVIALDNYLGSNHEFYENISKYLREDLKKEQIVVDLSTEYAKKYIHQQARKMFLDELIYFGKQLYFKDVVIPFKTEAERIGYTKEQLDWAISNESYIWRYFVEHELLFSTDTKLAGRFITPAPFSKFYLEDIDAESPGRLGQYIGWQIVKAYMQQNEVSIKDMLIKSSEEIFNNSKFKPRK; this is encoded by the coding sequence ATGGTTACGGTCTTTTCTTGTAAAAAGGAGAGTGGGTTAGAAAATGACATTGCTAAGATTAATTTAGATGCTCATATTGAAAGATTTGATTTGTTATTTGCTAAAATTAATAATGAAAGTTTACCAGATTTAAAACGGGCATACCCGTTTATGTTTTCAGAAAAATATTCAGATTCTTTCTGGATTCAAAAGGCACAAGACACCTTGCAAAAACAACTATTTAACGAGGTAGAAAAAACGTTTCTAGATATTGATGCTACCGAGTTGGAAATTGAATCTTTATTTAACCATTTAAAATATTATTTTCCTGAGTTTCGTACCCCAAGAATTATTACTACAACAAGCGATGTCGATTATAGAAACCGCATCATTATTACGGATACTATTGTAGTTATCGCATTAGATAATTATTTAGGTAGTAATCATGAGTTTTATGAAAATATTTCTAAATATTTAAGAGAAGATTTAAAAAAGGAACAAATAGTAGTGGATTTATCCACAGAATATGCTAAAAAATACATTCATCAGCAAGCAAGAAAAATGTTTTTAGACGAACTTATTTACTTTGGAAAACAACTTTATTTTAAAGATGTGGTTATTCCATTTAAAACTGAAGCAGAACGTATAGGATATACCAAAGAACAACTGGATTGGGCTATAAGTAACGAAAGTTATATTTGGCGCTATTTTGTTGAGCATGAATTGCTATTTAGCACCGATACCAAATTAGCGGGCAGGTTTATTACACCTGCACCATTCTCTAAATTTTATTTGGAAGATATTGATGCAGAATCGCCAGGGCGTTTAGGGCAATATATTGGCTGGCAAATTGTGAAGGCTTATATGCAGCAAAATGAGGTATCTATAAAAGATATGTTAATAAAAAGTTCAGAAGAGATTTTTAATAATTCAAAGTTTAAACCACGAAAGTAA
- the mrdA gene encoding penicillin-binding protein 2, translated as MRRFLLIVAIVAVGLIFLFRLFYLQIYNGGVQDLYEDNAIRKVYDYPKRGFVFDRNGELLVSNQPSYDVMFIPREVKPLDTLEFCNLLKIEKARFTEIFQKAYHYSPWLPSVFIPHLSKEDYASLQEKMRKFEGFYIQKRSLRHYQTTIGANVLGDIGEVNDAIIARDPYYKMGDLIGKQGIEISYEQTLRGVKGIKFIQKDRFNRDLGPYKDGIYDTLPKPGSDITITIDAKLQAYGELLMQDKHGGIIAIEPSSGEILAMVSTPTYNPNLLVGRQRSVNFSKLYNDSINKPLYDRGLQAMYPPGSPFKILNALIGLQEEVVTTQDRFYCSHGYSYGGRKMGCHGHPSPLAMNGGIYNSCNAYFANVYRRIIDKTKSPATGMDIWSNHVKSFGLGNYLNNDLSVGQPGKIPNSKTYDQLYGKNRWGSTFNLSNAIGQGEVLTTPIQLANMTAAIANRGYYYTPHIIKNIEGHKIDTKYTTPNHTTINKEHFEPIIQGMFDVYNHGTAASVQIKGIEICGKTGTAENFVKVNGERMQLTDHSIFIAFAPKDNPKIALAVFVENGYWGARFAGKIASLMIEKYINETITRTDMEDWILWHTLEHEYAKPYSGKPFGINKNTTLELVDETEYKHLKELLNQLNNKSKSPEESKKNQGANL; from the coding sequence ATGAGACGATTCTTACTTATTGTAGCTATAGTGGCCGTTGGACTTATATTTTTATTCAGGCTTTTTTATTTACAAATATATAATGGGGGAGTTCAAGATTTGTATGAAGACAATGCCATTCGAAAAGTTTACGACTACCCAAAACGGGGTTTTGTTTTTGATAGAAACGGAGAGTTACTGGTTTCCAACCAGCCCTCTTACGATGTTATGTTTATTCCTCGTGAAGTAAAACCCTTAGATACTTTAGAATTTTGCAATTTATTGAAAATTGAAAAAGCTAGGTTTACAGAAATTTTTCAAAAAGCATATCATTACTCTCCTTGGTTGCCTTCTGTTTTTATTCCGCATTTATCAAAAGAAGATTATGCTAGTTTACAAGAAAAAATGCGAAAATTTGAAGGTTTTTATATCCAAAAGCGTTCTTTAAGGCATTATCAAACCACTATAGGCGCCAATGTTTTAGGTGATATAGGTGAAGTTAATGATGCTATTATTGCCAGAGACCCTTACTATAAAATGGGCGACCTTATTGGGAAACAAGGTATTGAAATCTCTTACGAACAAACATTACGTGGAGTAAAAGGCATTAAATTTATTCAAAAAGATAGATTTAATAGAGATTTAGGCCCCTATAAAGATGGTATTTATGATACGTTGCCAAAACCTGGTAGCGATATTACCATCACCATCGATGCGAAATTACAAGCCTATGGCGAATTGCTCATGCAAGATAAACATGGTGGTATTATTGCCATAGAACCTAGTAGTGGCGAAATTTTAGCCATGGTTTCTACTCCTACTTACAACCCTAATTTATTGGTGGGACGTCAACGTTCAGTAAACTTTTCAAAATTATATAACGATAGTATTAATAAGCCTCTATATGACAGAGGACTTCAAGCCATGTATCCTCCAGGTTCACCATTTAAAATCCTAAATGCACTCATTGGTTTGCAAGAAGAGGTGGTTACTACACAAGACCGATTTTATTGTAGCCATGGGTATAGTTATGGAGGCAGGAAAATGGGCTGCCATGGGCATCCAAGTCCTTTAGCTATGAACGGAGGCATTTACAATTCTTGTAATGCCTATTTTGCCAATGTTTACCGAAGAATCATAGACAAAACTAAAAGCCCCGCTACAGGCATGGACATTTGGAGCAATCATGTAAAAAGTTTTGGCTTAGGCAATTATTTAAATAACGATTTATCGGTTGGACAACCTGGTAAAATTCCAAATAGCAAAACATACGACCAGCTTTATGGTAAAAACAGATGGGGAAGCACCTTTAATCTCTCAAATGCGATTGGTCAAGGTGAAGTATTAACCACACCTATTCAATTAGCAAACATGACGGCTGCTATTGCCAACCGTGGTTACTATTACACACCTCACATCATAAAAAATATTGAAGGGCATAAAATCGATACTAAATATACAACGCCTAATCACACAACCATAAATAAAGAACATTTTGAACCCATTATACAAGGCATGTTTGATGTTTACAATCATGGTACTGCGGCAAGTGTTCAAATAAAAGGTATTGAAATTTGTGGAAAAACAGGAACTGCCGAAAACTTTGTAAAAGTTAATGGCGAACGCATGCAATTAACGGATCATTCTATATTTATTGCTTTTGCTCCTAAAGATAATCCTAAAATAGCACTCGCAGTATTTGTAGAAAATGGTTATTGGGGTGCTCGATTTGCTGGAAAGATTGCTAGTTTAATGATTGAAAAATACATTAACGAAACTATTACTAGAACCGACATGGAAGATTGGATTTTATGGCATACTTTAGAGCATGAGTATGCAAAGCCCTATTCTGGAAAACCTTTTGGAATCAATAAGAATACAACTTTAGAACTTGTTGATGAAACTGAATACAAACATCTTAAAGAACTATTAAATCAACTAAATAATAAATCCAAAAGCCCTGAAGAGTCAAAGAAAAATCAAGGAGCGAATTTATAA
- the nadE gene encoding NAD(+) synthase: MQTEKVVNYIVHWLKDYATQARVNGFVIGISGGIDSAVTSTLCAKTGLDVLCIEMPIHQAESHVTRAQEHIKQLKEKFDTVSDTRSDLTPVFEAFKNEVFFDGDQATVDMALANTRARLRMTTLYYYAGLYKLLVAGTGNKVEDFGVGFYTKYGDGGVDLSPIADLVKSEVYELGDFLKVPESIMNAAPSDGLFGDARSDEDQIGASYPELEWAMKMDEAGKRAEDFTGREQIAFNIYKRFNTANKHKMIPIPICEIPSNLL, translated from the coding sequence ATGCAAACAGAAAAAGTTGTAAATTATATAGTTCATTGGTTAAAAGATTATGCAACCCAAGCAAGGGTAAATGGTTTTGTTATTGGTATTTCAGGGGGGATAGATTCGGCAGTAACATCTACACTATGCGCTAAAACAGGCCTAGATGTGTTATGTATTGAAATGCCCATCCACCAAGCCGAAAGCCATGTAACCAGAGCTCAAGAACATATTAAACAATTAAAAGAAAAGTTTGATACTGTAAGCGACACCAGAAGCGATTTAACACCCGTTTTTGAAGCATTTAAAAACGAAGTGTTTTTTGATGGAGACCAAGCTACTGTTGACATGGCACTAGCAAACACCAGAGCACGCTTACGCATGACAACCCTTTACTATTACGCCGGTCTTTATAAGTTATTAGTAGCTGGAACTGGTAATAAAGTAGAAGATTTTGGAGTGGGTTTTTATACAAAATATGGTGATGGTGGAGTGGATTTAAGTCCTATTGCCGATTTGGTTAAATCTGAAGTTTATGAATTAGGAGATTTTTTAAAAGTACCAGAATCTATTATGAACGCTGCTCCTAGCGACGGACTCTTTGGAGATGCAAGAAGTGATGAAGACCAAATAGGCGCATCATACCCAGAATTAGAATGGGCTATGAAAATGGATGAAGCGGGTAAACGAGCTGAAGATTTTACAGGCAGAGAACAAATTGCCTTTAATATATACAAACGATTCAACACTGCCAACAAACATAAGATGATTCCTATACCTATTTGCGAAATTCCTAGTAATTTGCTTTAA
- the mreC gene encoding rod shape-determining protein MreC produces the protein MQQIINFIIRNKNFLLSLLLFSISFIFTIQTHSYHKSKFINSANFFTGGIYNSINNFTGYINLKSQNQVLAEENSRLKMLLFNSENKKDSTYLDTITYNGTYKFTLANVIRNTYSGVNNVLLINKGEKDGLKQDLGVISSKGIVGIIDGTSKRYATVISVLNTTNKISAQLKKTNHFGTLYWNAKSASYIQLMDIPKIAPIVKGDTIITSGRSSIFPKGILIGVINDFKLDAAENYYEINIKLFNDMTNLEHVYTIENIDANEINKLLNKTVNE, from the coding sequence ATGCAACAGATTATTAATTTCATTATAAGAAACAAAAATTTTTTGTTGTCCTTGTTGCTGTTTTCTATTTCCTTTATTTTTACAATTCAAACGCACTCTTACCACAAAAGCAAGTTTATAAACTCTGCCAATTTTTTTACTGGTGGCATTTACAATTCCATTAATAATTTTACGGGATATATCAATTTAAAATCACAAAATCAAGTCTTGGCCGAAGAAAATAGTCGTCTAAAAATGCTCCTATTTAATTCCGAAAACAAAAAAGACTCTACTTATTTAGACACGATCACTTATAATGGCACTTATAAATTCACCTTAGCAAACGTTATTAGGAACACGTATTCTGGGGTCAATAATGTACTGCTTATAAACAAAGGAGAAAAAGATGGTTTAAAACAAGATTTAGGTGTTATAAGCTCAAAAGGCATTGTTGGTATTATTGATGGCACCAGCAAACGTTATGCAACGGTTATTTCTGTATTAAATACCACAAACAAAATTAGTGCACAACTAAAAAAAACAAATCATTTTGGCACACTGTACTGGAATGCCAAATCTGCATCTTATATCCAACTTATGGATATCCCTAAAATAGCACCTATCGTAAAGGGGGATACTATTATTACTTCGGGGCGTTCATCCATTTTTCCTAAAGGAATTCTGATAGGTGTTATAAATGATTTTAAACTAGATGCTGCCGAAAATTATTATGAAATAAACATCAAATTGTTTAATGATATGACCAATCTTGAACACGTCTATACGATTGAAAATATTGATGCTAATGAAATTAATAAATTACTAAATAAAACCGTTAATGAATAA
- the def gene encoding peptide deformylase → MKINCFFLIGMSIILSSCYGSKSILKNSFSAEHSEIIMSSDSSTPMRVFKITNKQDSLLLRMKSHYIKATPSDAVLQRFVSRLYATVRDSISLGVGIAAPQVGILKNIIWVQRFDKENIPFEVYLNPVIKSYSDKKQTFREGCLSIPNRTDTLNTRAFSILIEYDTMKAEHKTETVEGFTSVIFQHEIDHLNGILYLDHLNKEVIDAKSKN, encoded by the coding sequence ATGAAGATAAACTGTTTCTTTTTAATTGGTATGAGCATCATACTTTCATCATGCTACGGATCAAAAAGTATATTGAAAAATTCCTTTTCGGCAGAACACTCTGAAATTATAATGAGTTCAGATTCATCAACTCCTATGCGCGTTTTCAAAATAACCAACAAACAAGACTCTCTGTTGCTTAGAATGAAAAGTCATTACATAAAAGCAACACCAAGCGATGCTGTTCTACAAAGGTTTGTTAGTCGCTTATATGCTACCGTTAGAGACAGCATCTCATTAGGCGTTGGTATTGCGGCACCACAAGTAGGTATTTTAAAAAACATTATTTGGGTGCAACGATTTGATAAAGAAAACATTCCTTTTGAAGTGTATTTAAACCCAGTAATTAAAAGCTATTCAGACAAAAAACAAACCTTTAGAGAAGGCTGTTTATCCATTCCAAACAGAACAGATACTTTAAACACCCGCGCTTTTTCAATTTTAATAGAGTATGATACTATGAAGGCGGAACATAAAACAGAAACTGTGGAAGGTTTTACTTCCGTTATTTTTCAGCATGAAATAGATCACTTAAATGGTATTTTGTATTTAGACCATTTGAACAAAGAAGTAATTGATGCTAAATCGAAAAATTAA
- the rodA gene encoding rod shape-determining protein RodA, whose protein sequence is MITEASRYYKFDWITIILFLLLVGFGWLNIVSASHSGDTINYFDFSQPYGKQLMFIFLTIGLIIIILAIESKFYERFSSVIYIISMLSLVGLFIFGKNVNGATSWYAIGSMTIQPSEFAKAATALAVAKYVSDLNTDINRIKDQLRVFAIIAIPAILVLLQKDAGSTLVYGSFIFVLYREGLSPIYLIILFMLIVICLCSLKFGVIITSIIITIFVLVHHFSRRRKPMFIQPISIILISILVSFGVRYFYDNILPFHQKDRITIWLSLEKDPIKLERMKKTIAYNLNESEKAISSGGITGKGFLEGTRTTGKFVPEQHTDYIFSTVGEEWGFVGSAAVIIVFILLFLRILHLAELQRSQFSRMYGYGVASIFFMHFFINIGMVMGVIPTIGIPLPMFSYGGSGLWGFTILLFIFIKLDSDRINQW, encoded by the coding sequence ATGATAACGGAAGCTAGCAGATATTACAAATTTGATTGGATTACCATTATTCTATTCCTATTACTTGTTGGTTTTGGTTGGTTGAATATTGTGTCAGCTTCACATTCTGGAGATACTATAAACTATTTCGATTTTTCTCAACCCTACGGTAAACAACTCATGTTTATCTTTTTAACTATCGGACTTATTATTATTATTTTAGCTATTGAATCTAAATTCTATGAACGTTTTTCTAGTGTGATATATATCATATCCATGTTGTCCTTAGTAGGGCTTTTTATCTTTGGAAAAAATGTGAATGGTGCAACCTCGTGGTATGCTATTGGGAGTATGACCATACAACCTAGTGAATTTGCAAAAGCAGCTACAGCGTTGGCTGTTGCAAAATACGTTAGTGATTTAAATACAGACATTAATAGGATTAAAGACCAACTTCGTGTATTTGCTATCATCGCTATTCCCGCGATTTTAGTATTGCTTCAAAAAGACGCTGGTAGTACGTTGGTTTATGGTAGTTTTATTTTTGTACTATATAGGGAAGGCTTATCCCCTATATATTTAATTATACTTTTCATGCTAATTGTTATTTGCCTGTGTTCTTTAAAATTTGGGGTTATTATAACATCTATAATTATTACCATATTTGTATTAGTCCATCATTTTTCCAGACGGAGGAAACCAATGTTTATTCAACCTATTTCTATCATTTTAATTAGTATTTTAGTTTCATTTGGCGTTCGCTATTTTTATGATAACATCTTGCCTTTTCATCAAAAAGACAGAATAACTATTTGGTTAAGTCTTGAAAAAGATCCTATTAAATTAGAACGCATGAAGAAAACCATTGCGTATAATTTAAATGAATCTGAAAAAGCCATTAGCTCAGGTGGTATAACAGGCAAAGGCTTTTTGGAAGGTACCCGAACTACTGGTAAATTTGTTCCTGAACAACATACCGATTATATTTTTAGTACGGTTGGAGAAGAATGGGGTTTTGTTGGTAGTGCTGCCGTAATCATCGTTTTCATATTACTATTTCTTCGTATTCTACATTTGGCGGAATTACAACGTTCTCAATTTAGTAGAATGTATGGCTATGGTGTTGCTTCCATATTTTTTATGCACTTTTTTATAAATATTGGGATGGTTATGGGCGTCATTCCTACTATTGGCATTCCACTGCCCATGTTTAGTTATGGGGGTTCAGGGCTTTGGGGTTTTACCATTTTATTATTTATCTTTATTAAGTTAGATTCAGATAGAATCAACCAATGGTAA